GGGCCACGGCAGATTGGCCATCAGTGGAACTTGTGATTGTCACAAGGCCCTCTTGAGGGCCAGCCACATTGGCAGGAAGAGGGGAGCTGCAGGCAGATGCCAGGTAGGAATCTCCCATTGCAGGGGTCATAGCAATGTAATCAACAAAACCCAGGTGAAGGCCAGGTCTGTGGCTACAAGatgccctttctctttcttgttcctGGGCAGGATGGGGTTGTAGAGGGTGTCAGCTCGTGCCGGACCTAAGAACCTGAGCTGAGCCTAGTGGTTTCCCCTTAGAGTGAGGTATAGGGGTCAGAGGGCTGTGGAAAATCCTCCAGTCCGtcctccctgctttctctctcatCCAGCATGTTACATCTCGGCTCTGGTCTTGTCCTGCTCATTAACCTTCCTGCTCCTGATCCGTTCCCTGGGGACTCACAGGTCAGTGACAAGCCCTGACACTCCAGTATAGAGGTAGGGCAGGGTTACAAGTCCTGAGGACTTGAGGGAGGGAGAAgcctctgtaggccaggctgccacTGGCACCCTACCCTACTGACTATGTGTGGTGGGAGGAGAAGGTGGGCCTTGCCTGCCCCAGgggtatgtctgtctgtcctggagaTCTGTGAGTGGGACAGGGCATGACACATTGCCAGGATCACCAGGGAGTTTGCCTGTGAGAAGGTGACCTGGGAGGGCTGGTAAAATAGAATCCAGTTCCAATGGTCAAAGAGGCAGGCTGAGGGACAAAGGGTACCAAAGACAGGGGTGACTGTATGAGTAAGAGCAGAGAAGTGTAAGATGGAGGGTGAACAGGTACCCCAGAAGGTGGAGGGGTATTGGGAAGGTTGTTCTAAGAAATGAGCAATACAGAGAACTGGTTCCCCTACTCTGAGCACTCAACAGGCCTCAGTGTTCCTACTCAGGGACTTAGACCACAGAGCTGGCCCTGCTTGCCCTGGCATTTGAGGCCCTCTGCCTTGCCTGCCTCCCTGGTGACCCAGCTAGATTCCAACTCCATCATTTCCAGTGATGGTTCGGGTTGTGCCTCTATCTGGGGTCTCCTAAGCCTACACAGACCTTATTTCCTCTGGAGGACTGCTCCCAGACTGTTAACCTCTAGGCACCTGCAGCCCTAAGGTTCCCTGCTGATGGCCCGATGCTTGCCCTGGGCTACCATTTAGAGGTACTGTGTTGTCCCCTGAGGTCACTGTTTTCAATCCAGGGCCAATCTTCAAGCACTGCATCGTGGGGCTGCCCTGGACCTGGGTCCCCCACTTCAGAGTACTCACCCTTCTCGCCAAGCCATAGTCTGCTGGATGAGCTTCAGCGCCTATCAGACAGCCTTCAGCTGCCTTGGTGAGCCCCCTGCCATGTTCCTAGAACTGGCCCCAGTGGGAGGGATGGATACTTGGCAAGGGTTTTCCTGGGCAGGGAAAGAGCAGTAGGAGGAACCTACCCATCCCCTTGCTGCCAGGAAGCTTGCTCTGGATAGCAGTGTAGGAGCCCCCAGAAAGGGGAGCCCTTCACATGAAGGTACACCTGGGTAATTGTGGCAGGATGCAGCTGTGTCTGGATGTGGCACATTCAAGGTGGCACGTGGctgcttctgtaagggaaagctGTCCGTAATGGGCTGCCTGAAGATGAAGAGTTCCCCGTTCCTGGGAATATAAGCAAGCAAGGTTCCATGGACATGTGAGGGCTGCATAGCAGTGCTGCCTGAGACAGTCTGGTCAGATGGCCTTCAAGGACTTTTCTAGACTGCATCTCAAGTTCTCCCTTTAGACACCACAGTGCACAACACTGCAGGTCCAAAGGCCAGACCTGGCCTTGAGATCTCCCACTCTCacccaggggaggaaggaaggtgatGCAAGATGGAGGAAATAGTAGAACTAAAAGTTGTGTTCTCATCTTGGTCAACCTTAGACCTCAAGCCTCTCTGAATACATCATCCCAGGTGACTGTGTGGCCTGATGGCTTTCACAGCCACACTCAGTCCCTACAGGTACTAAGCTCTGattcagaggcacacacacatgctcatttAAAAGGTAATTTGTGGCCCTAAACTCAGGCTTAAGTTGGGGGCAATACCATGGATTCTGAGGCTACTGGAGTCTTGTAACAGTCCTCCAAGGCAGGGACTATTGTTCctattttatagaagaaaaatccAGGGCTCAGGCAGTGAGTGACATGGAATGGAAATGGCCATAGAAGCTTCCTAGAGTGCAGGGGTAAGCTGGCTCCCACAGAACCTCTTATCTGTGCCCTTGTCCCTTCTGCCCCCTGCAGGGCTCCTGGTGCAGCAGGTCATCTTCTTCTTGGGGACCACAATCCTGGCCTTCCTGGTGTTTGTGCCTTTGCTCCATGGCAGGAACCTCCTGCTCCTccgatccctggaatccacatggtgagTGAGGCAGAGATCAGGGGTTCTGGGACTTTCAACAGGGCCCTCTAACCACACCTTTTTCATCATCCTGCCTACATACAGGCCCTTCTGGTTGACTTTGGCCATGGCTGTAATCCTGCAGAACATAGCAGCCCACTGGATCTTCCTGGAGACTCGCCATGGTTACCCAGAACTGACCAACAAGTAAGATGACCCCTGAGTTTGTGGTTCCCTCAGGTCTCAggctcttccctctttctgcagATTTTGCCTTCTAAAATGCctctttctggggctggagagatggttcagtggttaagagcactagcttctcttccagaggacccaagttcaattcccaacacctagatggcagctcacaattgtctctaaccccagttccaggggatccaatactctcacacagacatagattcacacaaaacaccaatgcacatagaataaaagtaaagtttaaaaaaacaaattttaaatgccTCTTTCCTGTCTTTCAAAATCTCTCAGGAGATTTTGGGGGTGCTAAGAACGCACGGCCTAGGGCATGGTAGAtaccctctaccactgagctgtcagCCCAGCTCTGCCAGGAGCCTTTCTTGCTTTGAGGACCACTGATGTTCTCTTCTTCACAAGTTCCTACTCACTTGGGAGCAAGGGTGTGGGAAAATCttggctccaaagagaaacctaGAGTTTGTAGACAGGGGGAtcagaggagggaggtgggaacaCCAGGGTCATACAGATACAGGAGGAGGGCCAAGGGatggcttggttggtaaagtgcttgccatgctaGCAaggggacctgaattcagttgaTCCTCAGCCCCCACATAATAGTGGGACATGCCTGGAGCATCCCTGGGGCTTgccaaatcaatgagctccatgttgagtgagagaccctgtctcaaaaaccaagggagagagtgatagaggaagacacctgccAGTAAACTTTGGCTTCCCTGGGAGGTACAAAAGCACCCCCAATTAATATCAGTCACTGGATAACAGCAGTGCCTGAAGCATGGGGCTGTGACACTGGTTCAGcacaggagtgggtgggggggagacctgcctcagcctttctccTCCCTACCCCCAGGTGCCTGCTCTGTGTTGccacttttcttctcttccctatcAACATGCTGGTGGGAGCTGTAGTGGCCATCTGGCGGGtgattctttcttccttgtaCAACACTGTTCACCTTGGTCAGATGGACCTCAGCCTGCTGCCATCAAGAGCTGCTTCCCTGGATCCAGGTAAGGTCACTAGGCAGGGACTGGGGGCTGAGCTGTCCAAGTAGTTGCCCCTGACCTCTGAGCTGATCTATGCATGTATGcttctgtatgcatgtgtagcaGGTGCGTGAGCATTGTCAAGGCTCTGTGGTGTAAGGCCATgaatgtgcaagtgtgtgtgtgtgtgtgtgtgtgtgtgtgtgtgtgcactgccaGGACTCCACAGGTATATACAGTGAGTGTTCTGAGAAATGCCAGAGCTTCTTGGTGTGGGACAAGTCTGTGCAGCAGGGTAGCTGTGGAGTATTCTAACAAAGGTGCCAGAgcctgtgtgtagtgtgtgtgtttgtgtgccatgCTTGGTTGGATGCCAGTGTGTACACATCTCCCTGGATGCCTCTTGCTGTTTCTGGGTACCTCTAGTCTGTCATGGGCTCCCCATGCCTCAGCAATCTGTCCCCAAAATATCCTAGGCTATCACACATACCGAAACTTCCTGAGGATTGAGGCCAGCCAGTCGCATCCAGCAGTCATAGCCTTCTGCACCCTGCTCCTTCATGCGCCAAGTCCACAGCCCCGGCCCCCTCTGGCCCCCCAGGACAGCCTCAGAcaagcagaggaagaagaaggtacTTCTTCATCTGGTCTGGGGATGCAGACTCCCAGTTTCTCAGGAAGGAATCACAGGAGGCCTCTCCAAAATAGCAGCAGGAAATCTCCCATCCTATGTCTTCAGCTTCCCGTTGTCACCCTCCTGACTGGGTCTCAGggtaattttttctttaatattgacttgcacacacatgtaccttATGTGTGCACAGAGACTAGAATGGCTGTCCTGACTCTCCTCCCTGGCTTCCTCCTGGAGAGAGAAAACACCTCCTTGTCTGCCAGGAGGTCTATGGAAGAGAATGCTAAGCCTGCCCTCACCTCCAACCCCCACCTTCTGCTGTCTAGCTGAGCTTCTAGTTCCTCACAGACCTCATCTCCTCTGTCCGTCCATCCGTCTTCTTCCACCAGCAGGGTGGCATGCTTCTGCAGCCCAGACTTAGCTGGAACCCTGACTGTGCCTGGAGGTTTCAGACCCCTCTCAGGCCTGGGGGCTGTAGAAGCTTGGCTGGAactcacagctctctctctctctctctctctctctctctctctctctttctccttccctcaggGATGCAATTGTTACAGACCAAGGACATGCTGACCAAGGGAGCAGGACCCAAAGGCAGCCAGAGTAGGGCCCGCTGGGGTCTGGCCTACACGCTTCTACACAACCCAAGCCTGCAGGCCTTGCGGAAGTCAGCCCTAAGCGGTGCCAAGGCCAATGGCACCCAGCCCTGAGGGTGAGGAAAACCACACCACCCGGCTGTATGTGCTGAGGCACATTCCTGTCTACCATCCTCCCTCCCATCCATGTCAgcattccccctcccccagcgGCAGCTCTACCAGCCAGCAGATCCCTGCGGATCAGGAGACTGGAGTCACTGTGTCTACACCACCAGCCTCAAGAGGACTTTGGTCTGTGCTTGCCCACCAGGCTACCAGCTAGGGCTCTAGAGAAAACAGCTGGTGGACTCTCGGCCTTGGAACTGGCAGAACAGGGGTGGCCACATTTAGGCCTTTCCTCCCCGAACTGGCTCTGCCCTCAGCCCGCCTGCTGGGCCTCACTGAGGCCCCTCTTGCTCCCTGCTGAGGATGAAAGGTCTGGATATCTCCCATCCCAGCTGGCCCCACCTCGTCCCAGCCCTCCCACCCTGAAGGTGGAGCCTGTGCGGGCTTCTTCTCTGCCCcagctttctccttcctctctcttcttaccACCTTTTCCTGTGCAGCCAAGTCAGACTCCAAGAGGCCCCACTGAACTGCCCACTCCAAGAGCTACatatttttgtagttttaatGCCGTTAGTTGTCATGAAAGAAGTTAGTGTGCTCCTGGTAATAAATGTGCCCCGAGGAACATTCCTCCTCATGGGGGAGGGCTCTCAGGGGAACCACCTACACTGTCAGTAAATCTAATCTAAACTTGATTTGGGGGAGTAGGAGGGCGCTTGGGGTGCTGGGATGGACACCAGGTAAGGATAGAGAGAACCCCCTGTTTTGTGTGATGATGGCTGGGGACCCTACGATCCATTCCTGGACTTGTAGGTTTTAAAGAATGGGCAGGATCTGGGGAGAAGAGTCTGCAGGAATGATAGAGACTCTAAAGAATAAAGAAGGGAACAGAAGGGAGAAAGGTGTGGTTCAAAGTAGAGGAGGCTAAGGCAAGGCCAGTGATGCAGGGGGACATGGGAGATGCAGACACACTGGGGTCTTGGAGGAGACGGAAGTTGCATGAATCAGAGAAATGCTCTCAATATGGTTCACCATGCCTCCCCACCCTGTTTGGGTCAGGGACTCTCAAAATCATGCCTGTTTATTCCCAACTATAGATCAAGCACATGCAGGGGTCACCAGAGCTGCCTCCTGGCCCTTCAAACCCATGATCTGGGCTGCCCAGGGGCCAAAGAAAGCATGTTCTAAGTCCCCCTCAGCCTCCTGCAAAATGTCTTCTATGTGGGGTATCAGTAACCCATACAGTCACAGGAGGATGACTCCAACGCTGCCTCTGCCcttaacaaggaaacaatcaCAACAGAATCTAATCTGGCTGGGTCACAAGACAAGGGGGTCAAAGGAAGGGACCTGGTTCACACTGGAGGTGGGAGAAGATCCAGGAAAACATCTTGTAGGAGGTGATGTAGAAAACTGACTCAGCCAGATGAAGATCAGGAAAAGGgtatgttgggggaggggtggccaTTGGTATGTAAAGATGATGCAGCTTCATCACAGGCATTGTAAGAAACCACGCATAGTGGGAGGAGCCAGTCAGAGGGTCCATGGCTGGCTGGGAATTCATGCTATACACAGGACAGTGGAAGCCACAAAAGAGCAAAGCAAAGGAGTAGCTAGTTCACTTGGACACAATAGTTCCCATGTGGCTCTGCCTCAAGTGGTAAGTGACAGGTGCTAGATGGCCCATCAGGATGCCCAGCCTGCTCAGGAGTGAGTAGAATGGGGATGCTGGGCTCCAAGTCAGAACTGCCAAGTCCAGATGGTCAGTCAACTGGACTTTTAGACACtgccttttctttgtgttttggggAGATAAGATCTCatctagcccaggttggcctcaaatttgttaTGTACTATAAGAATCTGGTCTTCCTGACTTTATTTCCTGAGTGCCCACCTCCTGAGTGTcaagattacagacatgcaccactaccccagggcctcacacatgccaggcaagcactctgccaactcaGCTACATTCCTGGTCCTCTGCCATTTGATTTCTGACACAACTGAAACCCAGAGATGTGCAGTAACTTACCCAAAGGAACACAGCATATAAGATATGGGGCCATCTTGGTGCTTCCTGTCAGATGTGAAGACATTCTTGACCCTGGCTGGCTGATGGCTAACAAAGACTCAACATGAGCCACAAGTCGGAGAAGGATAAAGGTAAAAGGAGGCCCTGCATGTAGACCCCAGTGTTGGGGAGGGCCTGGCCAGCCGCCAAGCtcacagctgctcttccagactcCTCAACCTCCTGCTTTCATTCTGCTGAGGTCAGCAGTCCTGGGGCTCTGGGAAGGGGCTGGGCCGACCTTCACCTGAAGGTCAAAATCCCTGTGTGTACATATCCAACCTTTAAAGGTGGAGAATAGGGAGACACCTCTGACCCAGCACACGCCTGGTGTTCTGCAGTGTCTCCACGGGCAAACGTATCTAGAGCCTCACTGCTGTGGCTAGCCCCCAACTCCCAGTCCTCCCTACTCTGTTGGAGCATTTCTTCTGGGGCCATTTCCTCTTTCTAGAGGGAAAGCCCAGGTGCAGCGGTAtttcctgtccccttcctccaGGCTGTCTTCAGCTTCTTTCTTGTCCTCTGTCCCCTACTTCCCCACCTTTCAGTCTCACTCCTTGTTCTTGCTCCATCTGACCACAACTCTATTCCTAACACTCTTCTTGGGTCTACAACACAAGCCTTTCTTTCGTCTAACCCCTTCCAAAACACAGAAAGTGATACTCAGGTTCCCATCCCACCTGTCCCACGAGCTAGTTTGGAGACAGAAAATCTATAGCTTGGTTCATATCAAGGCCTAGCGATGAGTCTGGGCTGCCCTCCCATGCCACCTGAAACACCCTGCAGTATGTCCTACAGGTCCCTGTCTTGTGTTGGCACAACTCTCACACGTGGCTGCCCCATCCTCTCATAAGGACTCTCTGATCCCAACAGAATTCCAGACAGACAAAGGGGATCATCAAAaatgctgtttatttttttttcctgctaccCCAGACTGGCTAGCCTCTTTGGAAGGGCAGGCTACTGGTGCATACTTGGAAACAGGGGGCAAATATCTCAAGAGGCAGGCACAGGCTGTGGGATTTGGGGTGAGAAGAGACAGAGGCCCAACCGGGGACAGTTTCCACATTTCATCGGGGGCATCAAGAAAGCTTTTAGCCTTCCCAGCCCTTGCCTGTAGTACCTCCTTTTCAGGTCCTGTACTGGCCACTCCAGGTTCCCTTCCAGCCCTGCCCCAATGCCCACCTAGGTGGCCTCCCAAACTCCTTACCTCAGTGCCTAGAACTCTCAAAATGGGCCAGGATTCGGGCATTATTGTTGTCCCATTAGCATGCTGCCCCTACTAGGAGCAAGGGCAATGCTGTTAGCAGCAATCAGCACCAGAGATGATGAGTTCTGGGATACGGTTCCATCCTAGTTGCTAGCTCTGAGCAAATCTACAAGTTGAAATAATAAGTGGCCTGGAAGAGCTTAGAAAGGGAGGTAGGAAAATGTGAAGTCCCCAGGCCAACCTCAGGCCTCACCAACTCCAGACCTCAGGGTACTTAGAAGGAACATTGGCAGGGTCAGGAGGAGTTAGGAAGGCCCCGGGGCTGCTCCAGCCAGCCAGGAAGGGTGTGGTTAAAAGCAGGCAAGGAAGACAACAAGCAAGCTTTGGCCCAGCAGAAGCAGGCCCGAGAGCTGCTGCGCAGGCTTCCCTTCTGCTGCGATTGCAGCCTCTGGGGCTCCGGAACGGCTGAGGTAAATGATAACCACATTGTCTTCGGGGCCAGATGGCTGTACCTCGTTGTCAACTGTGTAGCAGCCCTTGCCTTCCACTGCTTTGCCATGAAACCTACGCCCCAGTACATCCTCTCCGCCCTCACCTGGAGTGGCCAATGCCACATTCACAGAGCTCTCAGCACTGCCTAGCTCATTGGTGGCCAGACAGCTATAGGTGCCCTCCTCCAGCTTGCCAAAGTCAGGGATAAGCAGACTACCATTAGCAAATGCCTGGAAGCGTGGCCGCCCGCTGGCTGCAAGGGCACCAGGTAGGGCACGTCCATCTGTGCCTACATTAGGACTGGCGATCTCCACTGTGCCACCAGGGGTGTGGATATGCCAGATAAGCTGGGGGGCTGGCTGTCCATCCACGTCACAGTGGAGTGCCAGCACAAAGCCAGGCCGCAGCTCAGCTCCATCCTGGCTGGGCTGGTAGCTTAGTTGAACCGAGGGTGCTGAGCAGGGCAGGGGTGGCAGGCGTCTCAGCGGGGTGCCCTTCAGCACATGTGGTGAAGTACAGGCAATGTTGTCCTGTTCTGGAATAGACACTGCTGTGGCCAGGGCCCACGTCTTGAACCACACAATGCCACAGGTGCAGTCAAAAGGGTTGTCATTGATCTGCAAGTGGGACATCGCTGTGAGTGGCGCAAAGGTGCCCTCGGCCAAAGCATGCAGGCGGTTGTGATTGAGCTGCAGAGAACGTAGGGCGTGCAGACTGCGGAAGGCGTCCCGAGGGATGAAGGCCAGCTCATTGCTGTCCATTTTGAGCAGCTGCAGAGCACTGAGGTTATGCAGGTCACTCCAGGCAAACTCAGAGATGAGGTTGTGGCTGAGGTCCAGACTCTTGAGGTGACACAGAGGGGCCAGGGCACCAGCAGCTACTGAACGGATCTCATTGTGTGCCAGCCACAGTGACTGCAGTAGAGGCACCTCCCTGAAGGCTCCTTCCGGCAGGCCTGGCAACTTGTTGGCTGACAGGCTCAGTGTGGTCACATTGGCTGGGAAGCCTAGTGGCACAGCCTCTAGGTCACGATAGGAACAGTCTGCAGTCTGGAAGCCATGATTGTTTCCGCACTCACAGGACTCTGGACAAGCTTGCACCAGGTTCAGGAGAACAGCCCAGCAAAGCAGGCACAGTGCCTGCATGGTACCTCCTATGGGGAAGGGCATGCCACCCAGGTGAGCTTAAGGAGTCACAGAAAGGACTTGTCCCTCCTCAGACCCCAACCATTAAAAGGCCCCGCATAACCCAGACAGAATCCAACACCACCTAACCCACCACCCTCACTCCAtaggagaagaaactgaggcccacagGAGGGCTTGGACTTGCCAAGGTTGTgtaggcaggcaagatgaagaCAGGATGGAAGTGGACCCCAACTTCTCCTCTGCACAGAGCTCTTTCTGCCTCGGCCTGTTCCTAGCTGACTTTATGACTTGAAATCTGTTTTCCagccacccccctcccccagcgcTTCACAGAACCTCCCTTCTGCCCTCCCACATCCTGGCCCCTCCCACTGGAGCCCCCCATAGGTATGTTTTGCTGCCCTGGTCCAGACAAGGCCCCTTGTGCAATGCACACacccccctccacccctcccactCTGTGGCCTGTTCTGTTCAAACTACCCTAGGCAGCTGCCTAAATAAACCAACCAGGACCTCTCAACTAAGGCAGCGGGGCCAGAGGCTCATCCCAAATGCAGCTGGGAGTTCTGGGGTTGAGATTGTCCAAGCAGATGCTCTCTGGAGAAAGGCCTGTTCCAAGTCTGTCAAACCCACAGGGGTAGAAGAACAAACAAGCCTGCAGTCTAGCAGACCTCCACCCCCATCGGCCTCACCCCCAGCTgcaggcgggggtggggtgggggggcttcTTCCCTGACTTACCTACAAACTGCTCTTCCGAAGTCAAGTTGAGCCCCTTTTGATGGAACCAAAGGACTGGATTGCTTGGAAATCCACAAGACAGGACTGCCAGAGCAGGACCAGAATGCTAGAGGAGCGTGCTGGCTGCTTTGTACACCCTACTGACCAGAGTGCCTGAGACAGCACTGAGCAGGGGCTGTAGGGAAGGCTCTGTGCAGCCTAGATTcctttcaacaaaacaaaaatgagcttCAGCAACAGGGACCTTGCTTCATAAATGACACCAGAAACTGGAGGGGAAAGGGGCCAAATTTTGGGCTGTTCATATGcactcaccctctctctctctctctctctctctctctctctctctctctctctctcaagctccAACTTCCTTAAAGTCACAGCACTGTCTGGGCAGAACCCAAGAAAAGATGAGgccagaatgtttttttttttttttaat
This genomic stretch from Cricetulus griseus strain 17A/GY chromosome 4, alternate assembly CriGri-PICRH-1.0, whole genome shotgun sequence harbors:
- the Islr gene encoding immunoglobulin superfamily containing leucine-rich repeat protein; translation: MQALCLLCWAVLLNLVQACPESCECGNNHGFQTADCSYRDLEAVPLGFPANVTTLSLSANKLPGLPEGAFREVPLLQSLWLAHNEIRSVAAGALAPLCHLKSLDLSHNLISEFAWSDLHNLSALQLLKMDSNELAFIPRDAFRSLHALRSLQLNHNRLHALAEGTFAPLTAMSHLQINDNPFDCTCGIVWFKTWALATAVSIPEQDNIACTSPHVLKGTPLRRLPPLPCSAPSVQLSYQPSQDGAELRPGFVLALHCDVDGQPAPQLIWHIHTPGGTVEIASPNVGTDGRALPGALAASGRPRFQAFANGSLLIPDFGKLEEGTYSCLATNELGSAESSVNVALATPGEGGEDVLGRRFHGKAVEGKGCYTVDNEVQPSGPEDNVVIIYLSRSGAPEAAIAAEGKPAQQLSGLLLLGQSLLVVFLACF